A region from the Paraurantiacibacter namhicola genome encodes:
- the recA gene encoding recombinase RecA, whose translation MASANLKLVEKENNVDRQKALDAALAQIDRAFGKGSAMKLGSKEAMNVESISTGSLGLDIALGIGGLPKGRVIEVYGPESSGKTTLALHVLAEAQKGGGTVAFVDAEHALDPVYARKLGVDIDELIISQPDTGEQALEIVDTLVRSNAIDVLVVDSVAALVPRAEIEGEMGDSHVGLQARLMSQSLRKLTGSINRSKCMVIFINQLRMKIGVMYGNPETTTGGNALKFYASVRLDIRRTGQIKDRDEVIGNSTRVKVVKNKVAPPFKQVEFDIMYGEGISKIGEILDLGVKAGLVEKSGSWFSYDSVRIGQGRENAKTFLKENPEMCAKLEAAIRGKTDEVAEEMMTGPDANPED comes from the coding sequence ATGGCAAGTGCAAATCTGAAGCTCGTCGAAAAGGAAAATAACGTGGACCGTCAGAAGGCGCTGGACGCCGCACTCGCGCAGATCGACCGTGCCTTTGGCAAGGGATCGGCCATGAAGCTGGGCAGCAAGGAAGCGATGAACGTGGAATCGATTTCCACCGGTTCGCTCGGCCTGGATATCGCCCTTGGCATTGGCGGCCTGCCCAAGGGCCGCGTCATCGAGGTGTACGGGCCGGAAAGCTCGGGCAAGACCACGCTGGCGCTGCACGTGCTGGCAGAAGCGCAGAAGGGCGGCGGCACGGTTGCCTTCGTCGATGCGGAACACGCGCTGGACCCGGTCTATGCCCGCAAGCTGGGCGTCGATATCGACGAGCTGATCATCTCGCAGCCCGACACGGGTGAGCAGGCGCTGGAAATCGTCGATACGCTGGTTCGCTCCAACGCGATCGACGTGCTGGTGGTCGACTCCGTCGCCGCCCTGGTCCCGCGCGCCGAAATCGAAGGCGAGATGGGTGACAGCCACGTCGGCCTGCAGGCCCGCCTCATGTCGCAGAGCCTGCGCAAGCTGACCGGCTCCATCAACCGTTCCAAGTGCATGGTGATCTTCATCAACCAGCTGCGCATGAAGATCGGCGTGATGTACGGCAATCCGGAAACCACGACGGGCGGCAACGCGCTGAAGTTCTACGCGTCTGTCCGCCTCGACATCCGCCGCACCGGCCAGATCAAGGACCGTGACGAGGTGATCGGCAACTCCACCCGCGTGAAGGTGGTGAAGAACAAGGTCGCCCCGCCGTTCAAGCAGGTCGAATTCGACATCATGTACGGGGAAGGCATTTCCAAGATCGGCGAGATCCTCGACCTCGGCGTGAAGGCCGGCCTGGTGGAGAAGTCCGGTTCCTGGTTCAGCTATGACAGCGTCCGCATCGGCCAGGGCCGCGAGAACGCCAAGACCTTCCTGAAAGAGAATCCCGAAATGTGCGCCAAGTTGGAGGCTGCGATCCGCGGCAAAACCGACGAGGTGGCCGAGGAGATGATGACGGGGCCGGACGCGAACCCCGAAGACTGA
- a CDS encoding DUF2062 domain-containing protein translates to MDRFKSKTFLADLIRKYTPTRDQMAQNKYLAPIAHRFLTPELWRFTRRSVPRGVALGVFAGFIIPVGQIFLAAFLALPARANVPLSALVTFITNPFTFPFWAVMANKLGAFILKVDKHTTGGYAQDEISSGRWSWFLELFEGAGITVLVTVFGFIVLAIVGAAVSYLLSSLVWRIVVGRRWRRREKAEAAAAVAAGAGKAAAPRDGGANEA, encoded by the coding sequence ATGGACCGCTTCAAATCAAAGACTTTCCTTGCGGACCTGATCCGCAAATACACGCCCACGCGTGACCAGATGGCGCAGAACAAATATCTCGCGCCGATCGCCCACCGCTTCCTGACGCCGGAATTGTGGCGCTTTACAAGGCGGTCCGTCCCGCGCGGCGTGGCGCTGGGCGTGTTCGCAGGCTTCATCATCCCGGTCGGCCAGATTTTCCTCGCGGCTTTCCTGGCGCTGCCGGCGCGGGCGAATGTGCCGCTTTCTGCGCTCGTCACATTCATCACCAATCCCTTCACCTTCCCATTCTGGGCGGTGATGGCGAACAAGCTGGGCGCATTCATCCTGAAGGTCGATAAGCATACGACCGGCGGCTATGCGCAGGACGAGATCAGCAGCGGGCGCTGGTCATGGTTCCTGGAGCTGTTCGAAGGGGCTGGCATCACCGTGCTGGTGACCGTGTTCGGCTTCATCGTACTCGCCATCGTGGGGGCCGCCGTATCCTACCTTTTGTCCAGCCTGGTCTGGCGCATTGTGGTCGGTCGCCGGTGGCGCAGGCGCGAAAAGGCCGAGGCCGCAGCTGCCGTGGCCGCGGGTGCAGGAAAGGCCGCCGCACCGCGTGATGGTGGGGCGAACGAGGCATGA
- a CDS encoding response regulator yields MPGRGGMEAALVVGAALLSILAFHLFIGKAAATAAFAAGLGLIAAIGWLSQRRGAAPDTADAAQEPDWAATVAATAQPDRAVAITDRANRLVCANATFELWFGSSHAPPHLPVDGASGEKLARAARAGWRDGTAEPVKIADEDRSWTADVVRAGRRDEYLVWRFAPIVREEPLLQLGKAVAGDFGRMLSAAGIEAALVGGDGAIRAVNPGFARRAAGDVKARMTGQDFVAQLRADDRERIYFAREGRKGPPQTLVQIPLADPAATAEQAATAPSVMLLLDAGIGLGGWGGDAQGHAQQLEALLEQLPLGLAMTDRDGHFLFANPAFRRAAGISGPSLPPYPSDLVIRADKTAISDAVRRYGKGPASSGDIAVRLASQPDDPVSLGLAGVRGLGEAAVMVSLADTSEETRLKRQVAQATKMQAVGQLAGGVAHDFNNVLTAIIGYCDLMLLRHTPGDSDYDDIQQIKANSNRAASLTRQLLAFSRQQTLRPEVLQLPDVISEVSQLLKRLMGAKITLKTHHDRDLGPVRADPRQLEQVIVNLAVNARDAIQQAGGGETASGTLTFATRRVRATDIQRMRSEIIPAGNYTALIAQDTGGGIPQASLPKIFEPFFTTKEQGKGTGLGLSTVYGIVKQSGGFIFADNVTDADGRRGARFSIYLPVYEGDMPEDAEADASDESHDWSRGARILLVEDEDMVRAVAERALARAGHTVTTAADGEEGLAAYAKGEGFDIVVSDVVMPGMDGPTMVKALRKQQGDLPVLFMSGYAEEQLREEIDVANMHFLAKPFSVQQIGDAVTKALNASGPGARKGA; encoded by the coding sequence ATGCCGGGCCGCGGCGGGATGGAAGCCGCGCTTGTGGTTGGCGCTGCGCTGCTCAGCATCCTCGCCTTCCACCTCTTTATCGGCAAGGCGGCGGCCACGGCTGCCTTTGCCGCCGGACTGGGTCTGATTGCCGCCATCGGCTGGCTCAGCCAGCGGCGCGGCGCTGCGCCCGATACCGCCGATGCAGCGCAGGAGCCGGACTGGGCGGCGACGGTGGCCGCTACCGCGCAGCCGGACCGGGCCGTTGCCATCACTGACCGCGCCAACCGGCTGGTCTGCGCCAATGCCACCTTCGAATTGTGGTTCGGATCGAGCCATGCGCCGCCGCACCTGCCGGTGGACGGCGCTTCCGGAGAGAAACTTGCCCGCGCCGCGCGGGCTGGCTGGCGTGACGGGACGGCAGAACCGGTCAAGATCGCGGACGAGGATCGCAGCTGGACGGCAGATGTGGTGCGTGCCGGGCGGCGGGACGAATATCTCGTGTGGCGCTTCGCCCCGATCGTGCGCGAGGAGCCGCTTCTGCAGCTCGGCAAGGCCGTCGCGGGCGATTTTGGCCGGATGCTCAGCGCGGCGGGAATAGAGGCGGCACTGGTCGGCGGCGACGGGGCGATCCGCGCGGTCAATCCCGGCTTCGCGCGGCGCGCTGCAGGCGATGTGAAGGCGCGCATGACGGGGCAGGACTTCGTCGCGCAATTGCGGGCCGACGACCGCGAGCGCATCTATTTCGCGCGCGAGGGCCGCAAGGGGCCGCCGCAGACGCTGGTGCAGATCCCGCTGGCCGATCCTGCCGCAACTGCGGAGCAGGCCGCCACGGCGCCGTCTGTCATGCTGCTGCTGGATGCCGGCATCGGCCTTGGCGGCTGGGGCGGCGATGCGCAGGGCCATGCGCAGCAGTTGGAGGCTTTACTGGAGCAATTGCCGCTGGGCCTCGCCATGACGGACCGCGACGGCCATTTCCTGTTCGCCAACCCGGCATTCCGGCGCGCGGCGGGCATATCCGGCCCCTCGCTGCCGCCATACCCTTCCGACCTGGTGATCCGGGCGGACAAGACCGCGATCAGCGATGCCGTGCGCCGCTATGGCAAGGGGCCGGCCTCCAGCGGGGACATAGCCGTGCGCCTCGCCAGCCAGCCGGATGATCCGGTCAGCCTGGGCCTGGCCGGAGTGCGCGGGCTGGGTGAGGCGGCGGTGATGGTCAGCCTGGCCGATACCAGCGAGGAAACGCGCCTGAAACGGCAGGTGGCACAGGCCACGAAGATGCAGGCTGTGGGCCAGCTGGCAGGCGGCGTGGCGCACGATTTCAACAATGTGCTGACCGCCATCATCGGCTATTGCGACCTCATGCTGCTGCGCCACACGCCGGGTGACAGCGATTACGACGATATCCAGCAGATCAAGGCCAATTCCAACCGCGCCGCCAGCCTGACGCGCCAGCTGCTCGCCTTCAGCCGCCAGCAGACGCTGCGGCCCGAAGTGCTGCAATTGCCCGATGTGATCAGCGAGGTCAGCCAGCTGCTGAAACGCCTGATGGGCGCGAAGATTACGCTCAAGACGCATCACGACCGCGACCTTGGCCCCGTGCGCGCCGACCCGCGCCAGCTGGAGCAGGTGATCGTCAATCTTGCGGTCAACGCGCGCGACGCAATCCAGCAGGCGGGCGGAGGAGAGACTGCGTCCGGCACGCTGACCTTCGCAACCCGCCGGGTGCGCGCGACCGATATCCAGCGCATGCGCAGCGAGATCATCCCGGCTGGCAATTATACCGCCCTGATCGCGCAGGACACGGGCGGCGGCATCCCGCAGGCCTCGCTGCCCAAGATCTTCGAGCCGTTTTTCACCACGAAGGAGCAGGGCAAGGGCACCGGCCTGGGCCTCTCCACCGTGTACGGGATCGTGAAGCAGTCCGGCGGCTTCATCTTTGCGGACAATGTGACCGATGCCGATGGCCGCCGCGGGGCGCGCTTCTCCATCTACCTGCCCGTCTATGAAGGCGACATGCCCGAGGATGCCGAGGCCGACGCGTCGGACGAGAGCCATGACTGGTCCAGGGGTGCCCGCATCCTGCTGGTGGAGGACGAGGACATGGTCCGCGCCGTCGCCGAACGCGCGCTTGCCCGCGCGGGCCACACCGTCACCACCGCCGCCGATGGCGAGGAAGGGCTTGCCGCCTACGCAAAGGGCGAAGGCTTCGACATCGTCGTGTCCGACGTGGTCATGCCCGGCATGGACGGGCCGACCATGGTAAAGGCGCTGCGCAAGCAGCAGGGCGACCTGCCGGTGCTGTTCATGTCCGGCTATGCCGAGGAGCAGCTGCGCGAGGAAATCGACGTGGCCAACATGCACTTCCTGGCCAAGCCATTCAGCGTCCAGCAGATCGGAGATGCCGTGACGAAGGCGCTGAATGCGTCCGGCCCGGGTGCGCGCAAGGGCGCCTAA
- a CDS encoding DUF4139 domain-containing protein yields the protein MLRPAFGLAASAFALSLAMPANAQTPTDPDETAQGDVSVTIYSDGRALVQDVRQIDIPRGRSTIEFPDVSARIQAQTLSFNAAGAGIIEQNFDYDILTPAKLMEKHVGKQVTLVRTNPATGAVTRENATVLSVAGGVVVRIGDRIEVLKDDGLPVRVVFDRVPSNLRARPTLSVTVDSAQGGRRPASIRYLTPGLNWGADYVALYDENGGLIDMQGWVTLQNNTGTTFHNADTLLVAGGAGSGVGSYGNAQVDPGTETADREQLGDFYLYPLPGRTTIAQAQTKQVSFLDVQGVPARKIYARGVGWLTSDRRPMNVTSQLAFSTSRTAGLGDALPQGTVRFYQRDAQGNPQFVGEDNIGHTPMGSMLTLDLGEAFDVTVQAAVISRDKISRGEFERSARYRVIKDGEVSTIEVEREIDYYRTTMRYTFTNAKPVPTDVQLTQAGLDRGWWSRDFRVVSEDVAGEQLDLDRRRYTVTVPANGKRVVEVTYETKY from the coding sequence ATGCTTCGTCCCGCTTTCGGCCTTGCGGCCTCCGCTTTCGCGCTCTCGCTTGCAATGCCGGCCAATGCCCAGACGCCGACAGACCCGGACGAAACGGCGCAGGGCGATGTCAGCGTCACCATTTATTCCGACGGACGCGCGCTGGTGCAGGACGTGCGCCAGATCGATATCCCGCGCGGCCGCAGCACGATCGAATTTCCCGACGTATCCGCCCGCATCCAGGCGCAAACGCTCAGCTTCAATGCGGCGGGCGCGGGCATTATCGAGCAGAATTTCGATTACGACATCCTGACGCCTGCCAAGCTGATGGAAAAGCACGTCGGCAAGCAGGTAACGCTGGTTCGCACCAACCCGGCAACCGGCGCCGTCACGCGCGAGAATGCGACCGTGCTGTCCGTGGCAGGCGGCGTGGTGGTGCGCATCGGCGACCGGATCGAGGTGTTGAAGGACGATGGCCTGCCCGTGCGCGTCGTGTTCGACCGCGTGCCTTCCAATCTGCGCGCCCGCCCGACGCTGTCCGTCACGGTGGATAGCGCGCAGGGCGGCCGCCGCCCGGCCTCCATCCGCTACCTGACGCCGGGGCTGAACTGGGGCGCGGATTATGTCGCGCTGTATGACGAGAATGGCGGCCTGATCGACATGCAAGGCTGGGTCACGTTGCAGAACAACACGGGCACCACCTTCCACAATGCCGATACGCTGCTGGTCGCGGGCGGCGCGGGAAGCGGCGTCGGCTCCTATGGCAATGCGCAGGTGGATCCGGGCACGGAAACGGCGGACCGCGAGCAGCTCGGCGATTTCTACCTTTACCCGCTGCCGGGCCGCACCACGATCGCGCAGGCGCAGACCAAGCAGGTCAGCTTCCTGGACGTGCAGGGCGTGCCCGCCCGCAAGATCTATGCCCGCGGCGTGGGCTGGCTGACGTCCGACCGGCGGCCGATGAATGTCACCAGCCAGCTGGCCTTTTCCACCAGCCGCACGGCGGGGCTGGGTGACGCTCTGCCGCAGGGCACGGTGCGCTTCTACCAGCGCGATGCGCAGGGCAATCCGCAATTCGTGGGCGAGGATAATATCGGCCACACCCCGATGGGGAGCATGTTGACGCTCGACCTGGGCGAAGCCTTCGATGTGACGGTGCAGGCCGCAGTGATCAGCCGCGACAAGATCAGCAGGGGCGAGTTCGAGCGCAGCGCCCGCTACCGCGTCATCAAGGATGGTGAGGTGAGCACGATCGAAGTGGAGCGCGAGATCGATTATTATCGTACCACCATGCGTTACACCTTCACCAATGCGAAGCCGGTGCCGACCGACGTGCAGCTGACGCAGGCCGGGCTGGATCGCGGGTGGTGGAGCCGTGACTTCCGCGTCGTGTCTGAGGATGTGGCGGGCGAGCAGCTCGATCTCGACCGGCGCCGCTACACCGTCACCGTGCCTGCCAATGGCAAGCGGGTGGTCGAGGTCACGTACGAAACCAAGTATTGA
- a CDS encoding class I SAM-dependent methyltransferase, which translates to MTGKSEWEGRVGSSWASEWRRTDRAFGELTPRLLADIRQRAGSRVLDIGCGAGELSLAIGRERSAASVHGIDISEALIEAARTRGANMPNASFECTDAATWQPAASAPDLMVSRHGVMFFDDPVAAFRHLANIAAPGASLVFSCFRSRSQCPFFTEIDAIVGASPTPEQPMTYQPGPFGFSDANLVQDILADAGWTEIELVPHDFAMVAGAGPDPVEDALAYFRRIGPAASVMAEASPEERSRIETGIRAFAERHLHGGIVAARAAAWIVKARKQA; encoded by the coding sequence ATGACAGGCAAGAGCGAATGGGAAGGCCGCGTCGGCAGCAGCTGGGCCAGCGAATGGCGGCGGACGGACCGGGCCTTCGGCGAACTCACCCCGCGCCTGCTGGCGGACATCCGCCAACGCGCAGGCTCCCGCGTGCTGGACATCGGCTGCGGCGCGGGCGAGCTGTCCCTCGCCATCGGCCGCGAACGAAGCGCCGCGTCGGTCCACGGTATCGACATCTCGGAAGCGTTGATCGAGGCTGCCCGCACACGCGGCGCGAACATGCCCAATGCCAGCTTCGAATGCACCGATGCCGCGACATGGCAGCCCGCGGCCTCCGCCCCCGACCTGATGGTCTCCCGCCACGGCGTCATGTTCTTCGATGATCCGGTCGCCGCCTTCCGCCACCTCGCCAACATCGCAGCGCCCGGCGCCTCGCTCGTCTTCTCCTGCTTCCGTTCGCGCAGCCAGTGCCCCTTCTTCACGGAGATCGACGCCATCGTCGGCGCTTCGCCGACTCCGGAACAACCGATGACCTACCAGCCCGGCCCATTCGGCTTCTCCGACGCTAATCTGGTCCAGGACATCCTCGCAGACGCCGGTTGGACAGAGATCGAACTCGTCCCGCACGATTTCGCAATGGTGGCAGGCGCAGGTCCCGACCCGGTGGAAGACGCGCTCGCCTATTTCCGCCGCATCGGCCCCGCCGCATCGGTCATGGCCGAAGCCTCGCCGGAAGAGCGATCCCGCATCGAAACCGGCATCCGTGCCTTTGCGGAGCGCCACCTTCATGGCGGCATCGTTGCGGCGCGCGCTGCGGCATGGATCGTGAAGGCACGCAAGCAGGCGTGA
- the smpB gene encoding SsrA-binding protein SmpB, translated as MARPKPATFDKQKTVADNRRVRFDYHVDETFEAGIALVGTEVKSLRAGQGSIKESYAEVRDGQVWLVNANIPEFSHGNRNNHEPKRPRKLLMHEREIEKLFGAVERKGMTLVPLSVYFNGRGRAKVELALAKGKQAHDKRQTIKDRDWKRDKARLMRDRG; from the coding sequence ATGGCACGCCCGAAACCAGCTACCTTCGACAAGCAGAAGACCGTCGCGGACAATCGCCGTGTGCGGTTCGATTACCATGTGGACGAGACCTTCGAGGCCGGCATCGCGCTGGTCGGGACCGAGGTGAAGAGCCTGCGCGCCGGGCAGGGCAGCATCAAGGAAAGCTATGCCGAGGTGCGCGATGGGCAGGTCTGGCTGGTCAATGCCAACATCCCGGAATTCAGCCACGGCAACCGCAACAACCATGAGCCCAAGCGCCCGCGCAAGCTGCTGATGCACGAGCGCGAGATCGAGAAGCTGTTCGGCGCGGTGGAGCGCAAGGGCATGACGCTGGTCCCGCTGTCGGTCTATTTCAACGGTCGCGGCCGGGCGAAGGTCGAACTGGCCCTGGCCAAGGGCAAGCAGGCGCATGACAAGCGCCAGACCATCAAGGACCGGGACTGGAAACGGGACAAGGCCCGCCTGATGCGCGACCGCGGCTGA
- a CDS encoding DUF4139 domain-containing protein: MRLLRHALIPLLAAGWLAAPAAAQDRVQVTAGEPGDIAVTVYRDPARGEGDAMDREWPQGFAMITETRQVTLPPGRSQLRFVGVAEGMVAVTAIVTGLPGGTIEQNQDANLLSPASLVDGTLGNRVRITRTNPATGEQVASSAIIRTQANGGIVLQMDEGFEAVRCSGVPEKLVFDQLPQGLVPQPVFSVDTMSPEGGTYTVQLTYLAWGFDWEASYVLTVPEGGQGSELPFKLLSWLTIVNDNGQSFPDAQLMAVAGTLNVESDYEDLAEPPTAPPLQLTCYPIGNTAAGSPYAQYDRRYRAGYAGVPPPPPPPPPPAPAMIPVARNAADNEVIVTGAKMVASEEDLGDLKLYRVPEPVTVAAQSSKQVLFLDKDAVSGTLMYQLDCLPEDDSRGFTFADRRIEVENVERLGLGASLPDGEVLIYESTSYGDLLVGSDRVRDYATGQDVEILAGSSTQVSGQCTATRPHDHRKPKKWAKKRLTLRNANPQPVRVRVQLAWSGQWDVRGLRGTRVKDGFIVYELDVPANGTRTLDWRTRPSVID; the protein is encoded by the coding sequence ATGCGCCTCCTGCGTCATGCATTGATACCGCTGCTGGCGGCTGGCTGGCTGGCCGCTCCCGCCGCCGCGCAGGATCGCGTGCAGGTGACGGCAGGCGAGCCGGGCGACATTGCGGTGACGGTCTATCGCGACCCCGCGCGCGGCGAGGGCGATGCGATGGACCGCGAATGGCCGCAAGGCTTCGCCATGATCACCGAGACCCGGCAGGTCACGCTGCCGCCAGGCCGCTCGCAATTGCGTTTCGTGGGCGTGGCGGAAGGCATGGTGGCCGTCACCGCCATCGTCACCGGCCTGCCGGGCGGCACGATAGAGCAGAACCAGGACGCCAACCTTCTCAGCCCCGCATCCCTGGTCGACGGGACGCTGGGCAACCGCGTGCGCATCACCCGCACCAATCCCGCCACGGGGGAGCAGGTGGCCAGCTCCGCAATCATCCGCACGCAGGCCAATGGCGGCATCGTCCTGCAGATGGACGAAGGCTTTGAGGCCGTGCGCTGTTCCGGCGTGCCGGAGAAGCTGGTGTTCGACCAATTGCCGCAGGGCCTCGTCCCGCAGCCGGTGTTCTCCGTCGACACGATGTCGCCCGAAGGCGGGACTTACACCGTCCAGCTGACCTATCTCGCATGGGGCTTCGACTGGGAGGCCAGCTATGTCCTGACCGTGCCGGAAGGCGGGCAGGGCAGCGAATTGCCGTTCAAGCTGCTCAGCTGGCTGACAATCGTGAACGATAACGGGCAGAGCTTCCCGGACGCGCAGCTGATGGCCGTGGCGGGCACGCTGAATGTGGAAAGCGATTACGAGGACCTGGCCGAACCGCCCACCGCGCCGCCACTGCAGCTGACATGCTATCCCATCGGCAATACTGCGGCGGGCAGTCCCTATGCGCAGTATGACCGGCGATACCGCGCGGGATATGCCGGTGTTCCTCCACCTCCGCCACCTCCGCCGCCGCCCGCACCGGCAATGATCCCTGTCGCGCGCAATGCGGCGGACAATGAAGTCATCGTGACCGGCGCGAAGATGGTCGCATCGGAAGAGGACCTCGGCGACCTGAAGCTTTACCGTGTGCCCGAACCCGTCACCGTCGCTGCGCAGTCCAGCAAGCAGGTGCTGTTCCTGGACAAGGACGCCGTGTCCGGCACGCTGATGTACCAGCTCGATTGCCTGCCGGAGGATGACAGCCGCGGCTTCACCTTTGCCGACCGCCGGATCGAGGTCGAGAATGTGGAGCGGCTGGGCCTTGGCGCCTCGCTGCCCGATGGCGAAGTACTGATCTACGAATCGACCTCCTATGGCGACCTTCTGGTAGGGAGCGACCGTGTCCGCGATTACGCCACCGGGCAGGATGTGGAGATTTTGGCAGGCTCCAGTACGCAGGTATCCGGTCAGTGCACCGCCACGCGCCCGCATGACCATCGCAAGCCGAAGAAATGGGCGAAGAAACGCCTGACACTCCGCAATGCCAATCCGCAGCCTGTGCGCGTGCGCGTGCAGCTCGCATGGTCCGGCCAGTGGGATGTGCGCGGCCTGCGCGGCACGCGGGTGAAGGACGGCTTCATCGTCTACGAGCTGGACGTGCCGGCCAATGGCACGCGGACCCTGGACTGGCGTACAAGGCCCTCCGTCATCGACTGA